One region of Drosophila teissieri strain GT53w chromosome 2L, Prin_Dtei_1.1, whole genome shotgun sequence genomic DNA includes:
- the LOC122622136 gene encoding protein spaetzle 3 — MALTNFSLPFGALGQPWGVTIAPLHPIHQLASNTNNLLYSPADHQQQSPAEAAANPDYFKNNPYAPPQSGGYQYQNTAGRRKQSNAYLPPTAPNAVRNSVYHIQQVQQTQQQQQQTQQQHQQQDQHENSVSFQSTSSRSSSSSTTGQSSIQLTQTHSSGRGPAEGSYSRYPGQQAQPPQQQQPQQKQYFNAHGSASASATFTKNSGSFSITSFGSRQQQQPQPQQPPPSQQQQPPPAPPAQRSRQTKPEAQPAETYGVAPPENYPERAPGFTRVQAGQGSRTQVHAVLDYDVEEGDEEEEEEGEEEGQFYEGQENDKSNNNQMPTVTPIQGPIYLKNGTVPVVPLFSYPKLNNGSFLQIPIWWTALSVALGLDVRGDVIKGVPCIKRYHQLFCPTAGNSYPIDKIERFIDDNKALMRRMYGDFEMNMEGPGGGGGRQQGKVRKRRFIDEPDIFIPPGAFAANAGETVEAGDSYFGQLRKKRQAAAGGSRNRGGSAGGSGNGNTNANRPPANKNGSSGTGRLDACESKIEIVTPYWASNSAGKIRAIVNTQHFEQAIHQEVCSNTQTPRCEGECGCEQKYKWHRLLAYDPDNDCKGIFMDWFLFPSCCVCRCNP, encoded by the exons ATGGCTCTTACCAATTTCTCGCTGCCCTTCGGTGCCCTGGGCCAGCCCTGGGGAGTCACCATAGCCCCCCTGCATCCAATTCACCAGTTGgccagcaacaccaacaatcTGCTCTACTCGCCGGCtgaccaccagcagcagtctCCCGCGGAGGCAGCCGCCAATCCGGACTACTTCAAGAACAATCCCTACGCGCCACCGCAATCGGGGGGCTATCAATATCAAAATACCGCTGGACGACGCAAGCAGAGTAACGCCTACTTGCCACCGACAGCGCCGAATGCTGTCCGGAATTCCGTTTACCACATCCAGCAGGTACAgcaaacgcagcagcagcagcagcaaacacagcaacagcaccagcagcaggatcagcatGAGAACAGCGTATCCTTCCAGAGCACCAGTTCCCGGTCAAGTTCGAGCAGCACCACGGGCCAAAGTTCCATCCAGCTGACACAGACTCATTCGAGTGGCCGGGGTCCGGCGGAAGGTTCGTACTCCCGATACCCCGGACAGCAAGcacagccgccgcagcagcagcagccgcaacagaAGCAATACTTCAATGCACAtggcagtgccagtgccagtgccactTTTACTAAGAACAGCGGCAGCTTTAGTATTACCAGCTttggcagcaggcagcagcagcagccgcagccgcaacAACCACCGCCatcgcaacagcagcaaccaccacctgcaccaccgGCCCAAAGGTCCAGACAGACCAAGCCGGAGGCTCAACCAGCCGAGACATACGGAGTTGCCCCGCCGGAGAATTATCCGGAACGAGCGCCAGGATTTACACGGGTTCAGGCTGGACAGGGATCCAGGACACAGGTACACGCTGTTCTGGACTACGACGTGGAGGAgggcgacgaggaggaggaggaggagggagaGGAGGAAGGGCAGTTCTACGAAGGACAAGAGAATG ATAAGTCGAATAACAATCAGATGCCCACAGTGACGCCCATCCAGGGACCGATCTACTTGAAGAACGGGACGGTTCCAGTGGTGCCGCTCTTCTCCTATCCGAAACTCAACAACGGATCGTTCCTACAGATTCCG ATCTGGTGGACGGCTTTGTCGGTGGCTTTGGGACTGGATGTGCGCGGCGATGTCATCAAGGGAGTGCCGTGCATCAAGCGATACCATCAACTGTTCTGCCCCACGGCCGGCAACAGTTATCCCAT TGACAAGATTGAACGTTTCATAGACGACAACAAGGCGCTGATGCGACGCATGTACGGAGACTTTGAGATGAACATGGAAGGTCctggcggaggaggcggcagACAACAAGGCAAGGTGCGTAAGCGGCGCTTCATAGACGAGCCGGATATATTCATACCCCCCGGAGCATTTGCTGCCAATGCCGGGGAGACCGTGGAAGCCGGAGATAGTTACTTTGGCCAATTGCGGAAGAAACGCCAAGCTGCCGCCGGAGGAAGTCGAAATCGAGGTGGATCTGCCGGAGGAAGTGGCAACGGAAACACTAATGCCAATAGGCCACCGGCAAATAAGAATGGTAGCTCGGGCACTGGAAGACTCGATGCCTGCGAGTCGAAGATTGAAATTGTCACACCGTATTGGGCATCGAACTCCGCGGGCAAAATCAGAGCCATCGTAAATACTCAACACTTCGAGCAGGCGATTCACCAGGAGGTTTGCAG caatACGCAAACTCCACGATGTGAGGGCGAGTGTGGATGCGAGCAGAAATACAAATGGCATAGACTACTCGCCTACGATCCTGATAACGATTGTAAGGGCATTTTTATGGATTGGTTCCTGTTTCCTTCGTGCTGTGTCTGTAGATGTAATCCCTAG
- the LOC122619210 gene encoding uncharacterized protein LOC122619210 isoform X2 translates to MERCIIYIGENANECVKTNAFLTLTKDAIIKIISSDYFCLEEEEVWRCVLSWAKYQAGVTQPTAHWTEEERARVCQHLSGVMGHVRLLLIDSQVFAEEVEPTGAVPMELSLERYRYAALHANKMMDNDKRLQPRLTVAVNMFPGSQILKNDNLALQTVLNNWVGVAKQSWRLVFRASTHGYDSGAFHRYCDGVAPCMVIGLGSHGEISGGYTDVAWAKTSRKGGYVQSERAFLFALNPASGEQPVKFDIVKKPYAICYHPDCGPIFGAGADLLISSNCNANMDSYSNLPHSYDGTNAAHLTLFGDYNFTITDYEVYTLSSPGGSSNSGASHSNNQNQNHSTNGQAPGVPTKAKYDRY, encoded by the exons ATGGAACGCTGCATCATCTATATaggggaaaatgcaaatgagtgCGTTAAGACTAATGCCTTCCTTACTTTAACAAAGGATGCCATCATTAAGATCATTTCATCAGACTAT TTCTGCTTGGAGGAAGAGGAAGTGTGGCGCTGTGTTTTGTCCTGGGCCAAATACCAGGCAGGAGTCACCCAACCCACTGCACATTGGACTGAGGAGGAGCGTGCCCGTGTCTGCCAACACTTAAGCGGTGTAATGGGTCACGTACGTCTGCTTCTCATCGATAGCCAAGTGTTTGCGGAGGAAGTGGAGCCTACAGGAGCTGTACCTATGGAACTATCCCTAGAGCGATATCGCTATGCCGCTTTGCATGCCAATAAAATGATGGATAACGATAAAAGACTTCAGCCCCGCCTTACTGTAGCGGTGAACATGTTTCCCGGTTCCCAAATCCTGAAGAATGACAATCTCGCACTGCAGACGGTTCTCAATAATTGGGTTGGAGTGGCCAAGCAATCATGGAGATTAGTTTTTCGAGCGTCCACTCATGGCTATGATTCTGGAGCCTTTCATCGTTATTGCGACGGTGTGGCTCCTTGCATGGTTATTGGCTTGGGATCGCATGGAGAGATCAGTGGTGGTTATACGGATGTGGCGTGGGCCAAGACAAGCCGTAAGGGGGGATATGTTCAGTCCGAGCGAGCCTTCCTGTTTGCCTTGAATCCTGCCAGTGGTGAACAGCCGGTCAAGTTTGACATCGTAAAAAAACCATATGCCATTTGCTATCATCCTGA TTGCGGTCCCATTTTTGGTGCTGGGGCCGATTTGCTCATCTCCAGCAATTGCAATGCAAACATGGACTCCTACTCGAATCTTCCGCATTCCTACGACGGAACCAACGCTGCTCACCTGACGCTTTTCGGGGACTACAACTTTACAATCACCGACTATGAGGTCTACACCCTTTCCTCGCCGGGTGGAAGTAGCAACAGTGGAGCAAGTCACAGCAACaatcagaaccagaaccactCAACAAACGGCCAAGCTCCTGGGGTGCCCACAAAGGCGAAATACGATAGATACTAG
- the LOC122619228 gene encoding mitochondrial import inner membrane translocase subunit Tim13, translating to MAMANVDKGELMDQVKQQIAVANAQELLTQMTQKCFKKCVNKPGTSLDSSEQKCISMCMDRFMDSWNLISRTYGQRLQREQSNF from the exons atggccATGGCTAATGTGGACAAAGGCGAACTTATGGACCAGGTGAAGCAACAGATTGCTGTTGCGAATGCCCAGGAATTGCTCACGCAAATGACCCAAAAGTGCTTCAAAAAGTGTGTCAATAAGCCGGGAACTTCCCTCGATTCGTCTGAACAG AAATGCATTTCCATGTGCATGGACCGGTTTATGGACTCGTGGAACCTCATTTCTCGGACGTACGGGCAAAGATTACAACGTGAACAATCCAATTTCTAG
- the LOC122626385 gene encoding extensin has protein sequence MQSSCVLVVLLGLAALVAARPEPPRDSYSAPPSSSYQPSGPSGGYGAPAPQYGPPQQAPVVHKHVYVHVPPPEPEYQAPRKPLYVPPPQKHYKIVFIKAPSPPAPTAPVIPQFPQNEEKTLVYVLVKKPEEQPEIIIPTPAPTQPSKPEVYFIRYKTQKEETGPYPNSVAPPAPEYGAPAAPPAPSAPSSPYGAPSH, from the exons ATGCAGTCCAGTTGTGTG TTAGTGGTCCTCTTGGGCCTAGCTGCCCTGGTCGCCGCTCGTCCAGAGCCGCCTCGTGACTCGTACAGTGCGCCCCCCTCCAGCAGCTACCAGCCCAGTGGACCCAGCGGGGGCTACGGCGCCCCTGCGCCCCAGTATGGACCCCCCCAGCAGGCGCCGGTGGTCCACAAGCACGTCTACGTCCACGTTCCCCCACCAGAGCCGGAATACCAGGCACCCAG GAAACCCCTGTACGTGCCACCCCCGCAGAAGCACTACAAGATCGTGTTCATCAAGGCGCCATCTCCACCTGCCCCGACCGCCCCTGTAATCCCACAGTTCCCACAGAACGAGGAGAAGACCCTGGTGTACGTGCTAGTCAAGAAGCCGGAGGAGCAGCCGGAGATCATCATCCCAACGCCAGCTCCCACCCAGCCCAGCAAGCCGGAGGTGTACTTCATCCGCTACAAGACCCAGAAGGAGGAGACCGGACCCTATCCCAACAGTGTGGCGCCTCCAGCACCCGAGTACGGAGCACCAGCTGCCCCGCCCGCACCCTCTGCTCCCAGCAGCCCGTATGGGGCACCATCCCACTAA
- the LOC122612327 gene encoding serine protease inhibitor 42Dd, producing the protein MRENSKMKYFVLLLMATSVLGRFKQNILEMVMAKAENNFIVSPLCIEIGMSMLFIGAKGKTAEELRSVLDLPVDMTEVARNYEKVLANLQKHNGFRFANRLYVNDAYEINQDYNNIMNNTMGKAHAGNPSLRSRPIHSISFAVQRQTHRKMRTIFNEHELQANESAALVTAVQYIGAWKTMFEKRSTKLKKFYGDNNKPVYVRMMSHVGRFRTADQSYGQVIELPFSDSNLSMIIGLPLHNSYLSSIEQRLRTFSESLEETDVHVELPKFEIEFSTELVEPLKKLGIHLLFSNNSDLSGLLTNGTSAKISNVVHKSSIEIDEGGVSTGEAAEPTEYPPKKAKALVSFNVNRPFAFLIRDKHAVYFRGRVVQLPNEIRF; encoded by the exons ATGCGAGAAAAtagtaaaatgaaatattttg TTCTGCTTTTGATGGCCACTTCAGTGTTGGGCAGATTCAAGCAAAACATACTCGAAATGGTAATGGCTAAGGcggaaaataattttattgtttcgcCCCTGTGCATTGAAATTGGAATGAGCATGCTATTTATTGGAGCTAAAGGAAAAACCGCCGAGGAACTAAGGAGCGTTCTGGACCTGCCTGTGGATATGACCGAAGTGGCCAGGAATTACGAAAAGGTTCTGGCCAATCTCCAAAAACATAATGGTTTTCGTTTCGCAAATCGCCTATACGTCAACGATGCGTATGAAATAAACCAGGATTACAACAACATAATGAATAACACCATGGGAAAGGCACATGCTGGCAATCCATCACTGCGAAGTAGGCCAATCCATAGCATCAGCTTTGCGGTTCAACGCCAGACTCACAGGAAAATGCGGACTATTTTCAATGAGCATGAACTTCAAGCTAATGAAAGTGCTGCGCTGGTTACCGCCGTCCAATATATCGGCGCATGGAAAACTATGTTTGAAAAAAGGAGCACCAAGCTAAAAAAGTTCTATGGAGATAATAATAAGCCAGTTTATGTAAGAATGATGTCCCATGTGGGTCGGTTTAGGACGGCTGATCAATCTTACGGACAAGTCATTGAGCTGCCGTTTAGTGACTCAAACCTGTCGATGATAATCGGTCTGCCATTGCATAACTCTTATCTAAGCTCTATAGAACAAAGACTGCGGACATTCTCAGAGAGCCTAGAAGAAACTGATGTTCATGTGGAGCTGCCAAAGTTTGAAATCGAATTTAGCACGGAACTAGTTGAGCCCCTAAAAAAA TTGGGCATACACCTTCTCTTCAGTAATAACTCTGATCTCAGCGGCCTTCTGACCAACGGCACAAGTGCCAAAATAAGCAATGTAGTACACAAATCCTCTATTGAGATCGACGAAGGAGGAGTATCGActggagaagcagcagaaCCCACAGAATACCCACCTA aaaaagcaaaagcattgGTGTCCTTTAATGTCAATCGCCCTTTTGCCTTCTTGATTCGCGATAAGCATGCCGTCTACTTTCGCGGACGCGTCGTTCAGCTGCCTAACGAAATTCGTTTTTAA
- the LOC122612322 gene encoding serine protease inhibitor 42Dd, with product MKYLCWILLTTSVLGQFTNKLYRNFLQDNNNNHYNIIASPLCVEIGMSMILMGAEGNTSKELRTALNLPEDKKEVATKYDELLTKLERRKKVAILHLANRLFVNETIGVNQRYNKLLKKYFRAETEAIKLADQSKAAQAINDWVLDQTLDNVKDIIRPSDVTPDESAVMINAAFFKGYWKTRFEKKNTKSKTFHVSKSHKVIVNMMSQVGRFRMRTSPIDQIIELPFAYSNLSMVIVLPKDNGSLDQAEATIESYLQIVLPEMDVHVQLFKFKIDFRTELVETLKSMGIKDLFNSSSDISTLLNQTGTRISQVVHKAFIEIGEEGASAGSASANLVRGLSDYKGSVASFTVNSPFVFMIRDNDNIYFRGRVVNPLKKSLPINGRII from the exons ATGAAGTACTTGT GTTGGATCTTACTGACCACGTCAGTGCTGGGTCAGTTCACCAACAAGCTCTACCGAAACTTTTTGCaggataataataataatcattacAACATAATTGCCTCACCTCTTTGCGTCGAGATTGGAATGAGCATGATCCTCATGGGAGCGGAAGGAAATACATCCAAAGAACTTAGGACGGCTCTGAATCTGCCAGAGGATAAAAAGGAAGTAGCTACTAAATATGATGAGCTTTTGACTAAACTCGAAAGGCGCAAGAAGGTAGCCATTCTCCATTTGGCGAATCGCTTGTTTGTCAACGAAACAATTGGTGTTAACCAGCGCTACAATAAACTACTCAAGAAGTACTTTAGGGCCGAAACAGAGGCCATTAAGCTGGCCGATCAATCGAAGGCAGCCCAGGCTATAAACGATTGGGTACTTGACCAGACACTCGATAATGTGAAAGACATTATAAGACCAAGTGACGTGACGCCCGATGAAAGTGCGGTCATGATTAACGCAGCTTTCTTCAAGGGCTACTGGAAGACACGATTCGAAAAGAAGAACACCAAGTCTAAGACATTCCATGTATCCAAAAGCCACAAAGTGATAGTCAATATGATGTCTCAAGTGGGTCGATTTAGGATGCGTACCTCGCCCATTGACCAAATTATTGAGCTGCCTTTCGCATACTCAAACCTTTCAATGGTAATCGTTCTGCCCAAGGACAATGGCTCGCTAGATCAGGCAGAAGCCACTATCGAGAGTTACTTACAGATAGTCCTCCCTGAAATGGATGTACATGTGCAgctttttaaattcaaaatcgATTTCCGCACCGAGCTCGTCGAAACTCTTAAAAGC ATGGGCATAAAGGATCTCTTCAACAGTTCGTCGGATATCAGCACCCTACTGAACCAGACTGGCACCAGAATCAGCCAAGTCGTACACAAAGCCTTCATAGAGATCGGCGAAGAAGGCGCGTCCGCAGGATCCGCTTCTGCAAACCTCGTTCGAGGATTGTCTG ATTATAAAGGCAGTGTGGCTTCTTTTACAGTCAATAGTCCCTTTGTCTTCATGATTCGGGATAATGACAACATATACTTTCGTGGTCGCGTCGTTAATCCTTTGAAGAAGAGCCTACCCATCAATGGTAGAATTATATAG
- the LOC122624979 gene encoding ras guanine nucleotide exchange factor G, translated as MGVPRRQGTGIGVGSGSGHRWLLVWMTVLLLVVPPHLVDGRYLPTRSHGDDLDKLRELMLQILELSNEDPQQQQQQQQQQHPQLRLRNEATGGSSSSNGNSNSNINNPRVSNGNSNAAWLQKLSAMGALDELGGDGSRFGPNYGRY; from the exons ATGGGAGTGCCACGGAGGCAGGGAACTGGAATTGGAGttggcagtggaagtggacaCAGGTGGCTCTTGGTTTGGATGACGGTGCTGCTCCTGGTCGTCCCACCGCATCTGGTCGATGGACGTTACCTGCCGACAAGGTCGCATGGCGACGATTTGGACAAGTTGCGTGAACTGATGCTGCAG ATTTTGGAGTTGAGCAATGAGGacccacagcagcagcagcaacaacagcagcagcaacacccaCAGCTGCGTCTTCGCAATGAGGCCAccggtggcagcagcagcagcaacggcaacagcaacagcaacatcaacaatcCACGCGTGTCCAACGGCAACTCCAATGCCGCCTGGCTGCAGAAACTGAGTGCCATGGGTGCCCTGGACGAGTTGGGCGGAGATGGAAGCCGATTCGGGCCCAACTATGGGCGTTATTAA
- the LOC122619210 gene encoding BTB/POZ domain-containing protein 9 isoform X1, protein MSLPQLIEDLQRLSEDQDSADVVFICGRDERIYAHRLMLMARCKSFKTAKRGEVCRIPGCTVSPAAPGASTPTTIRLPHVNPELFRQFILYVYTAKLVLQDSQVFQMMILAQDIGVVELRTACEDHVISTLSVDNACTFLTAVMDIHEKAGAKCAATFMERCIIYIGENANECVKTNAFLTLTKDAIIKIISSDYFCLEEEEVWRCVLSWAKYQAGVTQPTAHWTEEERARVCQHLSGVMGHVRLLLIDSQVFAEEVEPTGAVPMELSLERYRYAALHANKMMDNDKRLQPRLTVAVNMFPGSQILKNDNLALQTVLNNWVGVAKQSWRLVFRASTHGYDSGAFHRYCDGVAPCMVIGLGSHGEISGGYTDVAWAKTSRKGGYVQSERAFLFALNPASGEQPVKFDIVKKPYAICYHPDCGPIFGAGADLLISSNCNANMDSYSNLPHSYDGTNAAHLTLFGDYNFTITDYEVYTLSSPGGSSNSGASHSNNQNQNHSTNGQAPGVPTKAKYDRY, encoded by the exons ATGAGTCTGCCCCAGTTGATCGAGGATCTGCAGCGCCTTTCGGAGGATCAGGATAGTGCGGATGTGGTATTCATTTGCGGCAGAGATGAGCGCATCTATGCCCACAGACTGATGCTGATGGCTCG GTGCAAGAGCTTCAAGACAGCGAAGAGAGGGGAAGTGTGTCGAATTCCCGGATGCACAGTATCCCCAGCAGCCCCAGGAGCTTCGACTCCGACCACCATACGATTGCCACACGTAAATCCGGAACTATTTAGGCAGTTCATCTTGTACGTCTACACGGCAAAG TTGGTTCTCCAGGACTCGCAAGTATTTCAAATGATGATATTGGCACAGGATATCGGTGTGGTCGAGCTGCGAACCGCCTGCGAGGATCACGTTATATCCACTTTGTCCGTGGATAATGCCTGCACATTTTTAACCGCCGTCATGGATATACACGAAAAAGCAG GAGCAAAATGCGCCGCCACGTTTATGGAACGCTGCATCATCTATATaggggaaaatgcaaatgagtgCGTTAAGACTAATGCCTTCCTTACTTTAACAAAGGATGCCATCATTAAGATCATTTCATCAGACTAT TTCTGCTTGGAGGAAGAGGAAGTGTGGCGCTGTGTTTTGTCCTGGGCCAAATACCAGGCAGGAGTCACCCAACCCACTGCACATTGGACTGAGGAGGAGCGTGCCCGTGTCTGCCAACACTTAAGCGGTGTAATGGGTCACGTACGTCTGCTTCTCATCGATAGCCAAGTGTTTGCGGAGGAAGTGGAGCCTACAGGAGCTGTACCTATGGAACTATCCCTAGAGCGATATCGCTATGCCGCTTTGCATGCCAATAAAATGATGGATAACGATAAAAGACTTCAGCCCCGCCTTACTGTAGCGGTGAACATGTTTCCCGGTTCCCAAATCCTGAAGAATGACAATCTCGCACTGCAGACGGTTCTCAATAATTGGGTTGGAGTGGCCAAGCAATCATGGAGATTAGTTTTTCGAGCGTCCACTCATGGCTATGATTCTGGAGCCTTTCATCGTTATTGCGACGGTGTGGCTCCTTGCATGGTTATTGGCTTGGGATCGCATGGAGAGATCAGTGGTGGTTATACGGATGTGGCGTGGGCCAAGACAAGCCGTAAGGGGGGATATGTTCAGTCCGAGCGAGCCTTCCTGTTTGCCTTGAATCCTGCCAGTGGTGAACAGCCGGTCAAGTTTGACATCGTAAAAAAACCATATGCCATTTGCTATCATCCTGA TTGCGGTCCCATTTTTGGTGCTGGGGCCGATTTGCTCATCTCCAGCAATTGCAATGCAAACATGGACTCCTACTCGAATCTTCCGCATTCCTACGACGGAACCAACGCTGCTCACCTGACGCTTTTCGGGGACTACAACTTTACAATCACCGACTATGAGGTCTACACCCTTTCCTCGCCGGGTGGAAGTAGCAACAGTGGAGCAAGTCACAGCAACaatcagaaccagaaccactCAACAAACGGCCAAGCTCCTGGGGTGCCCACAAAGGCGAAATACGATAGATACTAG
- the LOC122619220 gene encoding probable small nuclear ribonucleoprotein E: MSFKGNPKVQKVMVQPINLIFRYLQNRSRVQVWLYENISLRIEGHIVGFDEYMNLVLDDAEEVYVKTRQRRNLGRIMLKGDNITLIQNVSPTKE, translated from the coding sequence ATGTCGTTCAAAGGCAATCCCAAGGTGCAGAAGGTTATGGTGCAGCCCATCAACCTGATCTTCCGTTACCTGCAGAACCGATCCCGCGTGCAAGTTTGGCTATATGAAAACATATCGCTGCGCATCGAGGGCCACATTGTGGGATTCGATGAGTACATGAATCTGGTGCTGGACGACGCTGAGGAAGTCTATGTAAAGACCCGCCAACGCCGCAACCTCGGGAGGATCATGCTCAAAGGCGACAACATCACGCTTATACAGAACGTCAGTCCCACGAAGGAGTAG
- the LOC122626375 gene encoding accessory gland protein Acp29AB, translated as MFQLKALLYYATIAIVLNASPSGSEDPGRFVCRLQDPPNQCGEFCLTALMPLIDHISKHQEQWKTCNLDNNLTKAKLEEIQGRQTDIRKQIESQETSLTKAWKKIIAEDIGNRINGVESKQLKMEGQLSGIQEALTSIQNDLRRLRISQRFKLIGSRYLYIENNVKANWTTALSACKQMGGSLASILNKDDFDAIVSQLNESESYKIGINDQAAKYDFISVSSGKKAPFLKWKPGEPRYNHEDQRCVTIHNGGMWVDGCTAEHKFICEADDNTL; from the coding sequence ATGTTCCAGCTGAAGGCTCTGCTATATTACGCAACTATTGCAATAGTTCTGAATGCATCCCCGTCAGGATCAGAGGACCCCGGTCGTTTCGTGTGCCGATTGCAGGATCCTCCCAATCAATGCGGTGAATTCTGCCTCACCGCACTGATGCCGCTAATCGATCACATTTCCAAGCACCAGGAGCAGTGGAAAACATGCAACCTTGACAATAACCTAACCAAGGCTAAGCTGGAAGAAATACAGGGCCGTCAGACGGATATTCGGAAACAGATTGAAAGCCAGGAGACATCGCTTACGAAAGCGTGGAAGAAGATCATTGCGGAGGACATCGGGAACAGGATCAATGGGGTGGAAAGCAAACAACTCAAGATGGAGGGTCAGCTATCTGGCATACAGGAAGCCTTGACTAGTATACAAAATGATCTTAGACGATTGAGAATTTCACAACGATTCAAGCTAATCGGGTCGAGATATTTGTACATCGAAAACAACGTTAAAGCAAACTGGACCACTGCTTTAAGCGCATGTAAGCAAATGGGAGGTAGTCTCGCCTCAATATTAAACAAAGACGACTTTGATGCTATCGTTTCACAACTGAACGAAAGTGAAAGCTATAAGATTGGCATTAACGATCAGGCGGCAAAGTACGATTTCATATCTGTGTCCTCCGGAAAGAAAGCACCTTTTCTGAAATGGAAACCGGGGGAGCCCAGATACAACCATGAAGATCAGCGTTGCGTTACTATACATAACGGTGGCATGTGGGTTGATGGCTGTACTGCTGAACACAAGTTCATTTGCGAGGCAGATGATAATACATTataa